One stretch of Clavelina lepadiformis chromosome 6, kaClaLepa1.1, whole genome shotgun sequence DNA includes these proteins:
- the LOC143462264 gene encoding uncharacterized protein LOC143462264 isoform X3 produces MDFGSSHVYAGASEVYYSSVPKETGVKNKSGHSNASGQSTGDVAKTSAWDEIIEEPVYEAIEINKNTSKAKRPLPDLPHENLYDPVAGETSSDLSNALNGVTPQVPEKPDIYKSINDVPSLAEQLRTALEEREKQKDTEDETPLPPPRNKTKVKMEPSLINETPNNHTTTLPPAPVELAPKLPPRDLVHTQENSVKMLTSMYEDVKLSENTSAPVLKPLKKSTSLDSVSIPLLKPPPSFTKRRQPDGAKKTSSLDQSPHMNVYYPSPVSDSKEFSYNFAPDFSSAFHDDSRVNDNAISNLYPSLPKPEDVPVSPTVDLYTLSAPPLEPTAPFPSATLVKRDAEFLQHHLQSLVSTDSSDDFSVSKVTSLIRPSAPHLSQSMIRRDKENEAKPIKRSDSKESLYSSADTNIVCVKLGIVKQTTGSFVYKGLPTHCQSCGAITFSAEKDWTCRFCGVPNKTFTILSQNISENCQHDVTYVLEQATNLSTDYDSLVVFCIDTSGSMCVTSKVPSGSSNIFVSRLQGVKQAILEQLNLIEATRPNCRVALVAFSNEVLLLGDGSTEQLKTLTEFELFDFDYIWSFGANAALPGPIKSTRNQLNRTVNSLSEKGGTALGPALLLSTAIAAKRQGSQVIVCTDGRANVGVGSLETEDDYQMSQHFYSQATDLATSTGVIVSILSIAGTDCRLVQLGKIADKTAGKVNVVEATELSSEFQNVLTDKVLATNVSIDLVTHKQLYFNNEEGYAGCSLAQFVGNITDESEVTFRYGIKNFDGFENIAPPSEAPFQLKIMYRPPDGSVCMRVLTQVRPVTENRVLAETAMNPAVIGTFATQQAAKLALEGDIDHAKEITNAHKNLLTRAMSLRSNAGSVNLRFPGEEIYEAVRSRMDDVGAELSKVEVESESSEDDRSHCYSIEEETYEPLSDVDHPPELPPRLYLQDGNRSSSGLSSTSNAQKKSRKPKLSLTGSLKRKKSKNKQKTAMQYKDETAQKMFKFAKAGTKNFLAKMAS; encoded by the exons ATGGATTTTGGTTCATCTCACGTGTATGCTGGTGCTTCTGAAGTTTATTATTCCAG TGTTCCAAAAGAAACGGGCGTCAAAAATAAGTCTGGACATTCCAACGCAAGTGGCCAGAGTACTGGTG ATGTTGCCAAAACTTCTGCATGGGATGAAATAATCGAAGAACCTGTCTATGAAGCCATCGAAATTAACAAGAATACAAGCAAAGCGAAGCGTCCACTTCCAGATCTTCCGCATGAAAATTTGTATGATCCAGTTGCAGGCGAAACATCAAG TGATCTGTCAAATGCATTAAATGGAGTAACACCACAAGTACCAGAAAAGCCAGATATTTATAAATCTATAAATGACGTACCATCATTAGCAGAACAGCTAAGAACG GCTCTTGAAGAACgggaaaaacaaaaagatacTGAAGATGAAACACCGTTGCCACCACCTCGTAATAagacaaaagtgaaaatgGAACCCAGTTTGATAAATGAGACGCCAAACAATCATACAACAACTCTTCCACCTGCTCCTGTGGAGCTAGCACCTAAGCTTCCTCCTCGTGATCTTGTTCATACGCAGGAGAATTCCGTAAAAATGTTGACAAGCATGTACGAGGATGTTAAACTGTCGGAGAACACAAGTGCTCCAGTTCTAAAACCACTTAAAAAGTCAACTTCGCTTGACAGTGTATCAATTCCCTTGCTTAAACCACCTCCATCATTTACTAAAAGAAGACAACCGGATGGTGCCAAGAAAACATCCTCTCTCGATCAAAGCCCACACATGAATGTTTACTACCCATCACCAGTTTCAGACTCCAAAGAATTTTCGTACAACTTTGCTCCTGATTTTTCCAGTG CTTTTCACGATGACAGCAGAGTAAATGACAATGCTATTTCCAATCTATATCCAAGTCTGCCCAAGCCAGAAGATGTTCCGGTTTCACCAACCGTCGATTTGTATACCTTATCAGCTCCACCGTTAGAGCCTACAGCTCCATTTCCGAGTGCTACTTTGGTAAAGCGTGACGCCGAATTTTTGCAGCATCATTTGCAATCACTCGTATCCACTGATAGTTCTGATGATTTCAGTGTTTCAAAAGTG ACCTCTCTGATTCGACCATCTGCACCACATTTATCACAAAGTATGATACGAAGAGACAAAGAAAATGAAGCAAAACCTATCAAGAG gAGTGATTCTAAAGAATCTCTTTATTCATCAGCCGATACCAATATTGTCTGCGTCAAACTTGGTATCgttaaacaaacaacaggCAGTTTTGTGTATAAAGGATTACCAACTCATTGTCAATCGTGTGGTGCTATAACCTTCTCTGCAGAGAAA GACTGGACATGTCGATTTTGTGGCGTTCCCAACAAAACCTTTACAATATTATCTCAAAATATTTCCGAAAATTGTCAGCACGATGTCACGTACGTACTTGAACAGGCCACTAATCTCTCAACTGATTATGACTCATTGGTTGTTTTTTGCATCGACACCTCTGGAAGCATGTGTGTCACTTCAAAG GTTCCTTCTGGGTCTAGCAACATATTTGTGTCACGTTTACAG GGTGTAAAACAAGCAATCCTTGAGCAACTGAACCTAATTGAAGCAACAAGACCAAACTGCAGAGTAGCTTTGGTTGCATTCAGCAATGAG GTCCTATTGCTGGGTGACGGCTCTACAGAACAACTGAAGACTCTAACAGAGTTTGAATTGTTTGACTTTGATTATATTTGGAGTTTCGGGGCCAATGCTGCTTTGCCGGGTCCAATTAAATCAACCAGGAACCAACTTAATCGAACTGTGAACAG CCTCTCGGAGAAAGGGGGAACTGCCTTGGGTCCTGCTCTTTTGCTCTCAACAGCAATAGCTGCTAAAAGGCAAGGCTCCCAG GTTATTGTTTGCACTGATGGACGAGCAAATGTTGGTGTTGGAAGCTTGGAAACTGAAGATGATTATCAAATgtctcaacatttttacaGCCAGGCTACAGATTTGGCAACCAGTACTGG GGTGATTGTATCAATACTAAGCATAGCAGGCACGGACTGCAGACTGGTACAGCTTGGAAAAATAGCTGATAAAACAGCTGGAAAG GTGAATGTAGTTGAAGCCACAGAGTTGTCTAGCGAATtccaaaacgttttaactgacAAAGTTCTTGCGACAAATGTCTCCATAGATCTTGTCACTCATAAACAACT ATACTTCAACAATGAAGAGGGTTATGCTGGATGTAGCTTGGCCCAATTTGTTGGCAACATCACTGATGAATCAGAAGTCACTTTTCGATatggaattaaaaattttgatg GGTTCGAGAACATCGCCCCGCCATCCGAAGCCCCGTTTCAGCTAAAAATAATGTATCGACCCCCAGATGGAAGCGTGTGTATGAGGGTATTGACCCAAGTTCGACCAGTTACTGAAAACCGAGTGCTGGCAGAAACAGCGATGAACCCGGCTGTAATTG GCACTTTTGCCACCCAGCAAGCGGCTAAACTAGCACTTGAGGGAGACATAGATCACGCTAAAGAGATTACAAATGCGCACAAGAATCTATTGACACGAGCAAT GAGCCTTCGATCTAATGCTGGCTCTGTTAATTTGCGTTTCCCTGGTGAAGAAATTTATGAAGCAGTTCGATCGCGCATGGATGATGTTGGCGCAGAACTGTCCAAG GTTGAAGTGGAATCTGAAAGTTCTGAAGATGATCGTTCTCATTGTTACTCCATCGAAGAAGAAACCTACGAACCGCTATCTGATGTCGAT CATCCGCCGGAGCTCCCACCGAGACTTTATCTTCAGGATGGGAATCGTTCATCTTCAGGATTATCGTCCACTTCCAATGCTCAAAAAAAGTCTCGAAAACCAAAGTTATCACTGACCGGATCTTTAAAGAGGAAGAAGAGCAAG AACAAGCAGAAAACGGCCATGCAGTACAAAGACGAAACAGCCCAGAAGATGTTCAAGTTTGCGAAAGCAGGAACGAAGAACTTCCTCGCAAAAATGGCTTCCTGA
- the LOC143462264 gene encoding uncharacterized protein LOC143462264 isoform X1, with translation MDFGSSHVYAGASEVYYSSVPKETGVKNKSGHSNASGQSTGDVAKTSAWDEIIEEPVYEAIEINKNTSKAKRPLPDLPHENLYDPVAGETSSDLSNALNGVTPQVPEKPDIYKSINDVPSLAEQLRTALEEREKQKDTEDETPLPPPRNKTKVKMEPSLINETPNNHTTTLPPAPVELAPKLPPRDLVHTQENSVKMLTSMYEDVKLSENTSAPVLKPLKKSTSLDSVSIPLLKPPPSFTKRRQPDGAKKTSSLDQSPHMNVYYPSPVSDSKEFSYNFAPDFSSGKLLHSQSSDDYKLSKTNPFSDVYEAPKVNGSDFNDIAVIAFHDDSRVNDNAISNLYPSLPKPEDVPVSPTVDLYTLSAPPLEPTAPFPSATLVKRDAEFLQHHLQSLVSTDSSDDFSVSKVTSLIRPSAPHLSQSMIRRDKENEAKPIKRSDSKESLYSSADTNIVCVKLGIVKQTTGSFVYKGLPTHCQSCGAITFSAEKDWTCRFCGVPNKTFTILSQNISENCQHDVTYVLEQATNLSTDYDSLVVFCIDTSGSMCVTSKVPSGSSNIFVSRLQGVKQAILEQLNLIEATRPNCRVALVAFSNEVLLLGDGSTEQLKTLTEFELFDFDYIWSFGANAALPGPIKSTRNQLNRTVNSLSEKGGTALGPALLLSTAIAAKRQGSQVIVCTDGRANVGVGSLETEDDYQMSQHFYSQATDLATSTGVIVSILSIAGTDCRLVQLGKIADKTAGKVNVVEATELSSEFQNVLTDKVLATNVSIDLVTHKQLYFNNEEGYAGCSLAQFVGNITDESEVTFRYGIKNFDGFENIAPPSEAPFQLKIMYRPPDGSVCMRVLTQVRPVTENRVLAETAMNPAVIGTFATQQAAKLALEGDIDHAKEITNAHKNLLTRAMSLRSNAGSVNLRFPGEEIYEAVRSRMDDVGAELSKVEVESESSEDDRSHCYSIEEETYEPLSDVDHPPELPPRLYLQDGNRSSSGLSSTSNAQKKSRKPKLSLTGSLKRKKSKNKQKTAMQYKDETAQKMFKFAKAGTKNFLAKMAS, from the exons ATGGATTTTGGTTCATCTCACGTGTATGCTGGTGCTTCTGAAGTTTATTATTCCAG TGTTCCAAAAGAAACGGGCGTCAAAAATAAGTCTGGACATTCCAACGCAAGTGGCCAGAGTACTGGTG ATGTTGCCAAAACTTCTGCATGGGATGAAATAATCGAAGAACCTGTCTATGAAGCCATCGAAATTAACAAGAATACAAGCAAAGCGAAGCGTCCACTTCCAGATCTTCCGCATGAAAATTTGTATGATCCAGTTGCAGGCGAAACATCAAG TGATCTGTCAAATGCATTAAATGGAGTAACACCACAAGTACCAGAAAAGCCAGATATTTATAAATCTATAAATGACGTACCATCATTAGCAGAACAGCTAAGAACG GCTCTTGAAGAACgggaaaaacaaaaagatacTGAAGATGAAACACCGTTGCCACCACCTCGTAATAagacaaaagtgaaaatgGAACCCAGTTTGATAAATGAGACGCCAAACAATCATACAACAACTCTTCCACCTGCTCCTGTGGAGCTAGCACCTAAGCTTCCTCCTCGTGATCTTGTTCATACGCAGGAGAATTCCGTAAAAATGTTGACAAGCATGTACGAGGATGTTAAACTGTCGGAGAACACAAGTGCTCCAGTTCTAAAACCACTTAAAAAGTCAACTTCGCTTGACAGTGTATCAATTCCCTTGCTTAAACCACCTCCATCATTTACTAAAAGAAGACAACCGGATGGTGCCAAGAAAACATCCTCTCTCGATCAAAGCCCACACATGAATGTTTACTACCCATCACCAGTTTCAGACTCCAAAGAATTTTCGTACAACTTTGCTCCTGATTTTTCCAGTGGTAAATTGCTTCACTCTCAATCTTCTGATGATTAtaaattaagcaaaaccaaTCCGTTTTCTGATGTTTACGAAGCCCCAAAAGTAAACGGTTCAGATTTTAACGACATTGCTGTTATAGCTTTTCACGATGACAGCAGAGTAAATGACAATGCTATTTCCAATCTATATCCAAGTCTGCCCAAGCCAGAAGATGTTCCGGTTTCACCAACCGTCGATTTGTATACCTTATCAGCTCCACCGTTAGAGCCTACAGCTCCATTTCCGAGTGCTACTTTGGTAAAGCGTGACGCCGAATTTTTGCAGCATCATTTGCAATCACTCGTATCCACTGATAGTTCTGATGATTTCAGTGTTTCAAAAGTG ACCTCTCTGATTCGACCATCTGCACCACATTTATCACAAAGTATGATACGAAGAGACAAAGAAAATGAAGCAAAACCTATCAAGAG gAGTGATTCTAAAGAATCTCTTTATTCATCAGCCGATACCAATATTGTCTGCGTCAAACTTGGTATCgttaaacaaacaacaggCAGTTTTGTGTATAAAGGATTACCAACTCATTGTCAATCGTGTGGTGCTATAACCTTCTCTGCAGAGAAA GACTGGACATGTCGATTTTGTGGCGTTCCCAACAAAACCTTTACAATATTATCTCAAAATATTTCCGAAAATTGTCAGCACGATGTCACGTACGTACTTGAACAGGCCACTAATCTCTCAACTGATTATGACTCATTGGTTGTTTTTTGCATCGACACCTCTGGAAGCATGTGTGTCACTTCAAAG GTTCCTTCTGGGTCTAGCAACATATTTGTGTCACGTTTACAG GGTGTAAAACAAGCAATCCTTGAGCAACTGAACCTAATTGAAGCAACAAGACCAAACTGCAGAGTAGCTTTGGTTGCATTCAGCAATGAG GTCCTATTGCTGGGTGACGGCTCTACAGAACAACTGAAGACTCTAACAGAGTTTGAATTGTTTGACTTTGATTATATTTGGAGTTTCGGGGCCAATGCTGCTTTGCCGGGTCCAATTAAATCAACCAGGAACCAACTTAATCGAACTGTGAACAG CCTCTCGGAGAAAGGGGGAACTGCCTTGGGTCCTGCTCTTTTGCTCTCAACAGCAATAGCTGCTAAAAGGCAAGGCTCCCAG GTTATTGTTTGCACTGATGGACGAGCAAATGTTGGTGTTGGAAGCTTGGAAACTGAAGATGATTATCAAATgtctcaacatttttacaGCCAGGCTACAGATTTGGCAACCAGTACTGG GGTGATTGTATCAATACTAAGCATAGCAGGCACGGACTGCAGACTGGTACAGCTTGGAAAAATAGCTGATAAAACAGCTGGAAAG GTGAATGTAGTTGAAGCCACAGAGTTGTCTAGCGAATtccaaaacgttttaactgacAAAGTTCTTGCGACAAATGTCTCCATAGATCTTGTCACTCATAAACAACT ATACTTCAACAATGAAGAGGGTTATGCTGGATGTAGCTTGGCCCAATTTGTTGGCAACATCACTGATGAATCAGAAGTCACTTTTCGATatggaattaaaaattttgatg GGTTCGAGAACATCGCCCCGCCATCCGAAGCCCCGTTTCAGCTAAAAATAATGTATCGACCCCCAGATGGAAGCGTGTGTATGAGGGTATTGACCCAAGTTCGACCAGTTACTGAAAACCGAGTGCTGGCAGAAACAGCGATGAACCCGGCTGTAATTG GCACTTTTGCCACCCAGCAAGCGGCTAAACTAGCACTTGAGGGAGACATAGATCACGCTAAAGAGATTACAAATGCGCACAAGAATCTATTGACACGAGCAAT GAGCCTTCGATCTAATGCTGGCTCTGTTAATTTGCGTTTCCCTGGTGAAGAAATTTATGAAGCAGTTCGATCGCGCATGGATGATGTTGGCGCAGAACTGTCCAAG GTTGAAGTGGAATCTGAAAGTTCTGAAGATGATCGTTCTCATTGTTACTCCATCGAAGAAGAAACCTACGAACCGCTATCTGATGTCGAT CATCCGCCGGAGCTCCCACCGAGACTTTATCTTCAGGATGGGAATCGTTCATCTTCAGGATTATCGTCCACTTCCAATGCTCAAAAAAAGTCTCGAAAACCAAAGTTATCACTGACCGGATCTTTAAAGAGGAAGAAGAGCAAG AACAAGCAGAAAACGGCCATGCAGTACAAAGACGAAACAGCCCAGAAGATGTTCAAGTTTGCGAAAGCAGGAACGAAGAACTTCCTCGCAAAAATGGCTTCCTGA
- the LOC143462264 gene encoding uncharacterized protein LOC143462264 isoform X2 — protein MDFGSSHVYAGASEVYYSSVPKETGVKNKSGHSNASGQSTGDVAKTSAWDEIIEEPVYEAIEINKNTSKAKRPLPDLPHENLYDPVAGETSSDLSNALNGVTPQVPEKPDIYKSINDVPSLAEQLRTALEEREKQKDTEDETPLPPPRNKTKVKMEPSLINETPNNHTTTLPPAPVELAPKLPPRDLVHTQENSVKMLTSMYEDVKLSENTSAPVLKPLKKSTSLDSVSIPLLKPPPSFTKRRQPDGAKKTSSLDQSPHMNVYYPSPVSDSKEFSYNFAPDFSSGKLLHSQSSDDYKLSKTNPFSDVYEAPKVNGSDFNDIAVIAFHDDSRVNDNAISNLYPSLPKPEDVPVSPTVDLYTLSAPPLEPTAPFPSATLTSLIRPSAPHLSQSMIRRDKENEAKPIKRSDSKESLYSSADTNIVCVKLGIVKQTTGSFVYKGLPTHCQSCGAITFSAEKDWTCRFCGVPNKTFTILSQNISENCQHDVTYVLEQATNLSTDYDSLVVFCIDTSGSMCVTSKVPSGSSNIFVSRLQGVKQAILEQLNLIEATRPNCRVALVAFSNEVLLLGDGSTEQLKTLTEFELFDFDYIWSFGANAALPGPIKSTRNQLNRTVNSLSEKGGTALGPALLLSTAIAAKRQGSQVIVCTDGRANVGVGSLETEDDYQMSQHFYSQATDLATSTGVIVSILSIAGTDCRLVQLGKIADKTAGKVNVVEATELSSEFQNVLTDKVLATNVSIDLVTHKQLYFNNEEGYAGCSLAQFVGNITDESEVTFRYGIKNFDGFENIAPPSEAPFQLKIMYRPPDGSVCMRVLTQVRPVTENRVLAETAMNPAVIGTFATQQAAKLALEGDIDHAKEITNAHKNLLTRAMSLRSNAGSVNLRFPGEEIYEAVRSRMDDVGAELSKVEVESESSEDDRSHCYSIEEETYEPLSDVDHPPELPPRLYLQDGNRSSSGLSSTSNAQKKSRKPKLSLTGSLKRKKSKNKQKTAMQYKDETAQKMFKFAKAGTKNFLAKMAS, from the exons ATGGATTTTGGTTCATCTCACGTGTATGCTGGTGCTTCTGAAGTTTATTATTCCAG TGTTCCAAAAGAAACGGGCGTCAAAAATAAGTCTGGACATTCCAACGCAAGTGGCCAGAGTACTGGTG ATGTTGCCAAAACTTCTGCATGGGATGAAATAATCGAAGAACCTGTCTATGAAGCCATCGAAATTAACAAGAATACAAGCAAAGCGAAGCGTCCACTTCCAGATCTTCCGCATGAAAATTTGTATGATCCAGTTGCAGGCGAAACATCAAG TGATCTGTCAAATGCATTAAATGGAGTAACACCACAAGTACCAGAAAAGCCAGATATTTATAAATCTATAAATGACGTACCATCATTAGCAGAACAGCTAAGAACG GCTCTTGAAGAACgggaaaaacaaaaagatacTGAAGATGAAACACCGTTGCCACCACCTCGTAATAagacaaaagtgaaaatgGAACCCAGTTTGATAAATGAGACGCCAAACAATCATACAACAACTCTTCCACCTGCTCCTGTGGAGCTAGCACCTAAGCTTCCTCCTCGTGATCTTGTTCATACGCAGGAGAATTCCGTAAAAATGTTGACAAGCATGTACGAGGATGTTAAACTGTCGGAGAACACAAGTGCTCCAGTTCTAAAACCACTTAAAAAGTCAACTTCGCTTGACAGTGTATCAATTCCCTTGCTTAAACCACCTCCATCATTTACTAAAAGAAGACAACCGGATGGTGCCAAGAAAACATCCTCTCTCGATCAAAGCCCACACATGAATGTTTACTACCCATCACCAGTTTCAGACTCCAAAGAATTTTCGTACAACTTTGCTCCTGATTTTTCCAGTGGTAAATTGCTTCACTCTCAATCTTCTGATGATTAtaaattaagcaaaaccaaTCCGTTTTCTGATGTTTACGAAGCCCCAAAAGTAAACGGTTCAGATTTTAACGACATTGCTGTTATAGCTTTTCACGATGACAGCAGAGTAAATGACAATGCTATTTCCAATCTATATCCAAGTCTGCCCAAGCCAGAAGATGTTCCGGTTTCACCAACCGTCGATTTGTATACCTTATCAGCTCCACCGTTAGAGCCTACAGCTCCATTTCCGAGTGCTACTTTG ACCTCTCTGATTCGACCATCTGCACCACATTTATCACAAAGTATGATACGAAGAGACAAAGAAAATGAAGCAAAACCTATCAAGAG gAGTGATTCTAAAGAATCTCTTTATTCATCAGCCGATACCAATATTGTCTGCGTCAAACTTGGTATCgttaaacaaacaacaggCAGTTTTGTGTATAAAGGATTACCAACTCATTGTCAATCGTGTGGTGCTATAACCTTCTCTGCAGAGAAA GACTGGACATGTCGATTTTGTGGCGTTCCCAACAAAACCTTTACAATATTATCTCAAAATATTTCCGAAAATTGTCAGCACGATGTCACGTACGTACTTGAACAGGCCACTAATCTCTCAACTGATTATGACTCATTGGTTGTTTTTTGCATCGACACCTCTGGAAGCATGTGTGTCACTTCAAAG GTTCCTTCTGGGTCTAGCAACATATTTGTGTCACGTTTACAG GGTGTAAAACAAGCAATCCTTGAGCAACTGAACCTAATTGAAGCAACAAGACCAAACTGCAGAGTAGCTTTGGTTGCATTCAGCAATGAG GTCCTATTGCTGGGTGACGGCTCTACAGAACAACTGAAGACTCTAACAGAGTTTGAATTGTTTGACTTTGATTATATTTGGAGTTTCGGGGCCAATGCTGCTTTGCCGGGTCCAATTAAATCAACCAGGAACCAACTTAATCGAACTGTGAACAG CCTCTCGGAGAAAGGGGGAACTGCCTTGGGTCCTGCTCTTTTGCTCTCAACAGCAATAGCTGCTAAAAGGCAAGGCTCCCAG GTTATTGTTTGCACTGATGGACGAGCAAATGTTGGTGTTGGAAGCTTGGAAACTGAAGATGATTATCAAATgtctcaacatttttacaGCCAGGCTACAGATTTGGCAACCAGTACTGG GGTGATTGTATCAATACTAAGCATAGCAGGCACGGACTGCAGACTGGTACAGCTTGGAAAAATAGCTGATAAAACAGCTGGAAAG GTGAATGTAGTTGAAGCCACAGAGTTGTCTAGCGAATtccaaaacgttttaactgacAAAGTTCTTGCGACAAATGTCTCCATAGATCTTGTCACTCATAAACAACT ATACTTCAACAATGAAGAGGGTTATGCTGGATGTAGCTTGGCCCAATTTGTTGGCAACATCACTGATGAATCAGAAGTCACTTTTCGATatggaattaaaaattttgatg GGTTCGAGAACATCGCCCCGCCATCCGAAGCCCCGTTTCAGCTAAAAATAATGTATCGACCCCCAGATGGAAGCGTGTGTATGAGGGTATTGACCCAAGTTCGACCAGTTACTGAAAACCGAGTGCTGGCAGAAACAGCGATGAACCCGGCTGTAATTG GCACTTTTGCCACCCAGCAAGCGGCTAAACTAGCACTTGAGGGAGACATAGATCACGCTAAAGAGATTACAAATGCGCACAAGAATCTATTGACACGAGCAAT GAGCCTTCGATCTAATGCTGGCTCTGTTAATTTGCGTTTCCCTGGTGAAGAAATTTATGAAGCAGTTCGATCGCGCATGGATGATGTTGGCGCAGAACTGTCCAAG GTTGAAGTGGAATCTGAAAGTTCTGAAGATGATCGTTCTCATTGTTACTCCATCGAAGAAGAAACCTACGAACCGCTATCTGATGTCGAT CATCCGCCGGAGCTCCCACCGAGACTTTATCTTCAGGATGGGAATCGTTCATCTTCAGGATTATCGTCCACTTCCAATGCTCAAAAAAAGTCTCGAAAACCAAAGTTATCACTGACCGGATCTTTAAAGAGGAAGAAGAGCAAG AACAAGCAGAAAACGGCCATGCAGTACAAAGACGAAACAGCCCAGAAGATGTTCAAGTTTGCGAAAGCAGGAACGAAGAACTTCCTCGCAAAAATGGCTTCCTGA